In Janthinobacterium agaricidamnosum NBRC 102515 = DSM 9628, the DNA window CCTTCCGCCTGGTGAACGCCCACGGCAAGTCGGTGTTTTGCAAATTCCACTGGCGTCCGCTGGCCGGCACCTATTCGCTGGTGTGGGACGAGGCGCTGCGCATCAACGGCGCCGATCCCGACTTCCACCGGCGCGACCTGTGGGAAGCGATCGAGGCAGGCGCTTATCCGCAATACGAACTGGCGTTCCAGGTGTTCACCGAGGAACAGGCCGATGCATTCGGTTTCGACGTGCTCGACGCCACCAAGCTGATTCCGGAAGAACTGGTGCCGTTGACCCCGGTCGGCAAGCTGACGCTGAACCGCAATCCGGACAATTTTTTCGCCGAGACCGAGCAAGTGGCGTTCTGCGCCGCGCATATCATTCCGGGCCTCGATTTCAGCCACGACCCGCTGCTGCAAGGGCGCATCCACTCGTACATCGATACCCAGATCAGCCGGCTGGGCGGCGCCAACTTCCATGAAATCCCGATCAACTCGCCGCTGGCGCCGCTGCACAACAACCAGCGCGACGGCATGCACCGCCAGACCGTCAACCGTGGCCGCGTCGCGTACGAACCGAATTCGCTGGCCGGCGGTTGTCCATTCCAGGCCGGCGCCAAGGGTTTTAACAGTTTCCCGGCGCCGCCCGATGGCGACAAGGTGCGCGCCAAGCCGGAGAAATTCGCCGACCATTATTCGCAGGCCAGGCTGTTCTGGATCAGCCAGTCGGCGCCCGAACAAAACCACATCGTGCATGCCTTCCGCTTCGAGCTGACCAAGGTGCAGACGCCGGCCGTGCGCAAGCGCGTGGTGGCGCTGCTGCGCAATGTCGACCGGGACCTGGCGCAGCGCGTCGCCGACAGCATCGCGATCCCGCTGCCGCCGCCGCTGCCGGACCAGCCGCCGCTGCCGGTGCCGGACTACGCGCCGTCGCCGGCCTTGTCGCTGCTGCACTTGCCGGGGCAAACCGGCATCGCCGCGCACAAGGTGGCCATCCTGGCCGCGCCCGGCAGCGACGTGGCCCAGCTGCGCACCGTGTACGCCTCGCTGCTGGCCGACGGCGCCGTGCCGCGGGTGGTCGGCAGCCGCCTCGGCAGCTTGCCGGCGAATGGCAACGGTGCGGGTGCCGCGCCGGCGGTCGAGATTTCGCTGGAAACCGGGCCGTCGGTATTGTTCGACGGCGTCGTCATCGCCGATGGCGCGGCCGGCGCCGAACGCCTGGCGCAGGACGCCAACGCGCTGGAATTCGTGCGTTTGCAATACCGCCATGGCAAGCCGATACTGGCGCTGGGGGCCGGCAAGGAGTTGCTGTCGAAGGCCGGCATTCCGCTCAGGCTGCCGGATGGCAAGCCTGATCCGGGCCTGATCATCGCCGATGGCGCCAGCCCTGGCGACCTGGCGCGCGCGGTGGCCGCGTTCAAGGCGGCGCTGGCGGCGCACCGCGTGTATGCGCGCGAGACCGATCCTCCGCTAGTCTAAAGTTCACCCACGGCGGCGGCCGGACTCTGCTCCGCGCCGCCATATTCCGTGCCTGCCTGTTGTTTCTCCCACACTCTTGCCAAATGAAACAATAAAAGCGCCGGGCAATGCTATGCTCGTTGCCAAGCTGTACATTTTGTATTCATTTGCGATGGACTGACACACACGATAGCGATCAAGCGCATGGATCAGGATCCGTACCAACCCCATAGCTGGCAGCCGCACGAACGTCCGTCCTTGCCGGGCTCGCCGTCGACGCCGCTGCATTCGCGCCGGCGCCGCTGGGCGTATTTCGCGGTCGGCCTGATCGTCGCGCTGACCGGCGGCCTCGGGAATGCCCTGGTCACCGCCAACCTGGTCAACCTGCAAGGCACCATGGGCGCTTATGCGTCCGAGATGCTGTGGCTGCCGGCGGCGTATGTGATGACCACCGTGTCGATGAATCTGCTGCTGGTGAAGTTCCGCCAGCAATACGGCCTGCGGCTGTTCACCGAAGTGTTCCTGGTGCTGTATGCGCTGGTCACCTTCGGCCACCTGTACGCCAACCAGCTCGCTTCCGCGCTGGCGGTGCGCGCCGCGCACGGCATGGTCGGCGCCGCGCTCGGCACGCTGGGGCTGTATTACACCTTGCAGGCGTTTCCGGCCCGGCACCGGCTCAAGGGGCTGGTATTCGGGCTCGGCTTCGCCCAGCTGGCGCTGCCGCTGGCGCGCATTTTCACGTCGGAACTGCTGGAAATCGGCGAATGGCGCGGCCTGTATCTGTTCGAGCTGGGCCTGACGCTGCTGGCGCTGGGCTGCGTGATGGCGCTAAAACTGCCGCCGGGCGACCGCTTCCAATCGTTTGAAAAACTCGACTTCGTGACCTTCGTACTGTTCGCGCCCGGCGTCGCGCTGTTATGCGCGGTGCTGGCCCAGGGCCGCACCGCGTGGTGGCTGGAAGCGCGCTGGGTCGGTATCTGCCTGGCCGCGTCGATCGCGCTGATCGCCGCATCGCTGGCGATCGAGCATAACCGCGCCAATCCGCTGCTCAATACGCGCTGGCTGACCACCGCCAGGATGACCAGGCTGGCGCTGTCGGTGCTGCTGTTCCGCATCGTGCTGTCGGAATCGACCGGCGCGGTCGGCTTCCTGCAGGCGCTGGGCTTCAACACCGACCAGATGCAAACCATGTTCGCGGTGGTCTTGTCCGGCAGCGTGGCGGGGCTGGTGTGCAGCGCGCTGCTGATCAACCCGGCGACCTTGCACCGTTCGCTGATGTTCGCGCTGGTGCTGATCGCCATCGGCGCGTATATCGACGGCCACGCCACCAGCCAGACCCGGCCCGCCAATATGTATCTGAGCCAGTTCTTGCTGGCCTTCGGCGGCACCTATTTCCTCGGTCCGACCATGGTCGCCGGTTTCGGCGCGGTGATCGCCGAGCCGCGCAACCTGGTCAGTTTTTCGGTGATGTTCGCGATTACCCAGAACATGGGCGGCTTGCTCGGCACCGCGATTGTCGGCACGGTCCAGACCGCGCGCGAAAAATTCCATTCCAGTTACCTGGTCGAGCATTTGACGATGCTCGACCCGCAGGTGGCGGCACGGGTGCAATCCGGCGCCGGCGCGTATGCCGGGGTGCTGGCCGACCCGGTGCTGCGCAGCGGGCAAGGCGTGGCCCGGCTGGGCGCGATCGCCACCCGCGAAGCCAATGTGCTGGCCTATAACGATGTGTTCCTGCTGATCTGCGGCGTCGCCATCCTGACCTTCCTGTGGCTGCTGCTGACTCAGTGCCGGGGCACGCTGGGCAAGCGGGCGCATGCACTGAACCGTGCACTGGCGCACGCGGCCGGCGTGCATGCCGGCATGGCCAATGTTTCTATCGCTAATTCGGAACCTCGATGACACTGCCAGACTCAACGCCGCCGACTCCACCCGCGACTGAGGCCGCTCCGGCTGCCGCGCCGTTGACGCCGCCGCAGCCGGAGCGGCGCCGTCAGTGGTTGTCGGGCATTTTCTTTGCGTCGGTAGCGCTGATCGGCGTGCTGATCGTGTTGTATGCGTGGCGCTTGCCGCCGTTCAGCAGTCCCATGGTCAGCACCGAAAACGCCATGGTGCGCGGCCAGGTGACCATCGTCGGCAGCCAGTTGTCGGGTTATGTGGTGGACGTCAAGGTGCAGGATTTCCAGATGGTGCAACAAGGCCAGTTGCTGGTGCGGATCGACGACCGCATCTACCGCCAGCGCTACGACCAGGCGCAGGCGCAACTGGCTGCGCAACAAGCCGCGCTGGCCAACTGGGCGCAGCAGCGCAACAGTGCCGGGGCCAACGTCGCGATGAGCCAGGCCGCGCTGCTGAATGCCGAGGCGCAGGCCCGCAAGACCGGCGCCGACCTGCTGCGGGTCGATGCGCTGGTGGCCGACGGTTCGCTGTCGCGACGCGAGCAGGACCAGTCGCAGGCTGCCAAGGCGCAATCGGCGGCGGCGCTGGCCCAGGCCAGGGCCGGTCTCGACATCGCGCGCCAAAACGTGCAGTCGGTAATCGTCAACAAGGCGGCGCTGGAAGCGGCGGTGGCGAATGCGCAGGCGGCCGTCAAGGCGGCCAGCATCGACCTGGACAATACCCGCATCACGGCGCCGTCCGACGGCCAGCTGGGCCAGGTGACGGTGCGCCAGGGCGCGTACGTCAATTCCGGCGCGCAGCTGATGGGCGTGGTGCCGCGCCAGATGTGGGTGATCGCCAATTTCAAGGAAACCCAGATGAACGGCGTGCGGATCGGCCAGGGCGCAACCTTCCATGTCGACGCCTTGAACGGCGCCGCGCTGACCGGCCAGGTGGAACAGATTTCGCCGGCCACCGGTTCCGAATTCAGTGTGCTGCCGGCCGATAACGCGACCGGCAACTACCTCAAGATCGCCCAGCGCATACCGGTGCGCATCCGCATCGATCCGGGCCAGGCCAACGCGCGCCGGCTGCGGCCCGGCATGTCGGTGGTGGTCAGCGTCGATACGTCGGCGGTGCTGAACGACGCCGCCGTCAATCCACCGCCGCCCGGCAAAGGAAGCAAGCCATGATGCGGCGCGGCGTAGTGGCATGCACGATGGCGGCGATGCTGGCCGGCTGCGCCGCGAATGCGCCGCCGGCACCGCCATCGTCGCTGCAGGTGCCGGCCGAGTTCCGCTCGCGGGCCGGGCCGGCCGCGAATGGGCCGGCGCTGGAGCGTTGGTGGTGGCAGGCGTTCGGCGATCCGGTGCTGGGCGCGCTGGTCGATCGCGCGCTGGCCAATAACGGCGACCTGCTGGTGGCGCGCGCCCGCGTCGCCGAATACCGCGCGCGCCTGGCCCAGGCCGACAGCAGTCGCCGGCCGGCGCTGTCGTTCGACAGCGCGCCGACCCGCGCCCGCACGCTGGCCTACAACGGCGAACCGTATGTGAGCAATGTCTTCCAGGCCGAGCTGCAGGCCGGGTATGAAATCGATGTATGGGGCCGGCTCGCCAGGCTGAGCGACGCGGCCGCCGCCAGCTACCGCGCCGAGCAAGCCAGCGCCGACGCCGCGGCCTTGTCGATCGCCGCCAGCGTGGCGGCTGGCTACCTGAACTTGCGCGGCCTCGACGCGCAGCTGGAACTGGCCCAGGCCACCTTGACACTGCGCCAGCAGTCGCGCGACCTGGCGCGGCGCCAGTTCGAGGTCGGCTACAGCTCGCAGCTGGAATGGCTGCAGGCGCAATCGGAATACCATGCGGCGGCGGAACTGGTGCCGCAATTGCAGCGCGCCATCTTCGAACAGGAAAACGCGCTGGCCATCCTGGCCGGCGGCAATCCGGGGCCGGTCGCGCGCGGCATCCCGCTGGCCGACTTGAACCCGCCGCCGGTGCCGGCCGGCTTGCCGTCGGACTTGCTGCGCCGCCGGCCCGACATCGCGCGCGCCGAATTGAATTTGCTGGCCTCGAATGACAGCCTGGCCGCGATCCGCGATCAGTTGCTGCCGTCGTTCAAACTGACGGCGGCGGGCGGCGTGCAAGCGGCCACCTTGACCACCTTCCTGAACGCGCCGCTGGCCTTGTGGAAATTGACCGGCATCGTGGCAGGCCCGATCTTCGACGGCGGCCGGGTGCAGGCGCAAACCGATGCCGCGGCGGCCCGGCGCGACCAGCTGGCCCATGCGTATGAAGACACGGTGCGCGGCGCGTTTGCCGAAGCGGATAACGGCATCGGCGCGCTGGCCAGGTTGCGTGAACAGGCGCAGGAAAACGATGCGCGCCGCGCCACCGCCGCCGACACGCTGCGCATCGCCCGCAACCGCTACCGCAACGGTTATGCCTCCTACCTGGAAGAGCTGGACGCCCAGCGCACCTTGTATAGCGCCGACGTCGGCCGGCTGCAATTGAAGACGCGCATGCTGGTCGCGTCGGTCGACCTGTACCGCGCCATGGGCGGTGGCTGGGCCGCGCCGCCACCGATTCCCGCCCCCTGATTTGCGGTTCCGTTTCTCCTCGTTTGCCCGGCTTGCCGGGCTTTTTTTGGTCAGGCCGCATGGGCGTTAATTGGAGATTAAGGATCTGGAGGTGTAATATCCCTGCCAGGAAAAAGCCTGGCTTGTGGCCGGCTACATCTTGTCATTGATATCAAGAGGTTAGTAAATGGAAATTTTTGGCATAGGCGGCATAGGCATACATGTATTGGTCGCCTTGTTTTTTGCGATACATGCGATCCGCAACGGCCAGCCGATTTTCTGGCTGTTCGTGCTGTTTTCATTCCCGCTGCTGGGCAGCCTGGTGTATCTGTTCGCGGTCTACCTGCCCGCTTCGAACTTGCGGCACGGCGCCGGCAAGGCCGTGTCGGTCGCCGTGAAAACGCTGGATCCGGGCCGTGAATTGCGCGAAGCCCGCGCCGCCTTCGACTACACGCCGACCGCGCAGAACCAGATGCGCCTGGCCAGCGCCTTGCTGGAAAACGGCGCCGCCGAAGAAGCGGCCGGCGTCTATGAAACGTGTTTGCAGGGCGTGTTTTCGTCCGACCTGGAAATCCGCTACAGCGCGGCGCGCGCGTGGCTGGAGTCGGGCAAGGGCGCCCATGCGTTGCCGCACGTGGAATTCATCCGCCGCAACGACGTGCATTTCCGGGCCGAGAAAGTATCGATCCTGATGGCGCGCGCGCTGGCCGGCGCAGGCCGCCAAACCGAGGCCAAGGCGGAATTCGACGATGGGCTGCAGCGTTTCGGCAGCTTCGAGTGCCGCGCCGAATATGCGATCTGGGCGGCCGGCAATGGCGAGCACGCATTGGCGGCGCAACTGCGCGCCGAGCTGGACCAGGCGATGCAGCGCTGGAGCCGCCACACCCGCGAGATGTACCAGCCCTTGCTGCGCCGCCTCAAGACCGCCGCCTGAATCAAAAGCCGTGCCTGATGTTGTTTTCGCCTTCGACCAGCTGGTATTGTTTGCCGTCGTAGGCGTAGCGCGCCCATTGATTGATTTTGGTGACGACGCGCCCGGCCTTCTTGGTGCTCGGCTCCGGTGCATTCTCTTCCTGCTCAGGGGCGTTGGCTTCCTTGGCCGCTGCGCTCTGTTCCTGCTGCGCCGCGTCAGTTTCCTGGGCGAGCTCCGATTTGCCTGAAATAAGCATCATCACATCGTCGTAGGGGCCTGGCTTTTGAGGGGCGACAAAGTGGTAGTCGCCGGTCACATTCCAGCATTTATTGGCGTCCGGGTGGTCTTCAGGGTCACAAGCCACATCGTTATCCGCATGTATGGCGAATCCAGCTACCTTCCGCACTTTCTGGTCGCTCAAATCGTACAGCACCGTGCTCGTGCTGACGTTGCCATAGTAGACCAGGCTGTTGATGATTTCCATGCCAGGCTTGTCGGCGCCGAGCTTGATCCACTTGACGTCGCCGACGTAGCCGCTGTTGCCGATGGCGCCTTCTTCATGGCGCTTCAAGACTTGCCATTGATCGCCGTCCTGTTTCATGAAAAAGACGTTTAACAAGCCTGGCGTGTCATGAATCGCCGTGGATTGGCCGTCGGCGCCGGCCGGCTGCGCGTTCACCACCAGTACCGTGACGCCATCCGGCAACACCGTATGGGCGATCGCCTGCAGCAAATACCGGCCGCGCTTGTTGTGCTTGTCCGGGTTGTTCCAGGTGGTCAGCGCATCTTTGCTGGCGGGGCGGTAATTCTTGCCAAAGATGGCGACCATCAATACGCCCTCGTCTATTTCGCTGGCCAGCGGCGCCGGTTTGCCCGAGCAGGCGGCCAGGGTGGCGGCCAGCAGCAGGAGCAGGGATGTTTTGAATAAGGTTGTGGTGATGCGCATAATTGTCATTAAATAAAATAATGGCGCATTATGTCATGCCGTATTTGCTGGCGGGCCGGCTATTTGTCTCAAATTGATAGCAAGATCAGGGACGCTCGCCGGTCACACGCCCGGCACGATGTTTTCGCCTTCGACCAGCCGCTATTGCTTGCCGTCGTAGGCGCAGCGCGCCTGCCCCTTGAGCTTGCTGGTGTCGCGTGCGATGTCGTCGGCGTCCGGCTGCGGTGGGCTGTTTTCGCTGGCGACCGACGATTCGCCGCTGACTACCAGCAGCAGGTCGTCATACGATGCCGCCGGCCAGTTCCAGCAAGGGCTCGCCACTCAAGTCGAACGGCGCCAGCTGGCTGATTTAGGGCCGGTTTTACTTGTCCAGCACCACCCTGGCGCCGTCATTACGCCGCAGCTGCTTCCTGAAGCGTCCCAGCCAGTGCTCCAGGTCGTCGATATAGGTGAACACGGCCGGCACCACCAGCAAGCTGAGCAAGGTGGACGTGATCAGGCCGCCGATCACGGTGATCGCCATCGGCGAACGGAAACTCGGGTCGGCGCCCCAGCCCAGCGCCAGCGGCATCATGCCGGCGCCCATCGCGATGGTGGTCATCAAAATAGGCCGGCTGCGCTTGTGGCAGGCGTCGACCAGCGCGTCGACGCGGTTCATGCCGGCCTGGCGCGCCAGGATCGCATAATCGACCAGCAGGATCGAGTTCTTGGTGACGATCCCCATCAGCATGATCAGTCCGATCATCGACGGCATCGACAGCGCGCGGCCGGTCAGCAGCAGCGCCACGAAGGCGCCGCCGATCGACAGCGGCAGCGCGGCCAGGATGGTGATCGGCTGCATGAAGTCCTTGAACAGCAGCACCAGCACGCAAAAGATGCACAGCACGCCGATCAGCATCGCCAGGCCGAAGCTGGCGAACAGCGACGCCATTTCCTGGGCGTCGCCCAGCTCGGCGATATGCACCGACGGCGGCAGGTTTTTCATCGACGGCAGCGCGCGCGCCTCCTTGTTCAATTCGCCCAGCGAGCGCTGGCCCAGCTCCACGTCCAGCGTCACGTTGCGGCTGCGGTTGAGCCGGTCGATCTGCGCCGGGCCGCTTTCCATGCTGATGCCGGCCACGTTGGCCAGCCGCACCGGGCCATTCTTGCCGGGCACGGTCAGGCGCGAAATCGCGTCCAGGTCGGCCCGCACCGCATCCGGCAGCTTGACCCGGATCGGCACCTGGCGTTCCGACAGGTTCATCTTGGTCAGGTCGGTGTCGTAGTCGCCGGCGGTGGCCACGCGCACCGTTTCGCCGATCGCCGTGGCGGTCACGCCGAGGTCGGCGGCGCGCGCGAAGTCGGGCCGCACGATGATTTCCGGGCGCACCAGCGAGGCGCTGGAACTGACGTTGCCGATGCCTTTCAGGCCGCGCAGTTCGCGCTCCACTTTTTGCGCCGCGCCGGTCAGCGCGACCGGGTCTTCGCTGCGCAAGACCAGCTGCATCTTGACGCCGGTGTCGGGCGGGCCGACGGTGAAGCGGGCGCCGGGGATGCCGTCGAGCTGATGCCGCAGCTGCGCTTCCAGGCCGGCCATCGATTCCTTGCGCTTGGTACGGTGCAGCGTGGTCAGCGTCAGCACCGCGCGGCGCGCCTCGGCCGCCGCGCCGGGCGCGAACGCGTCGCCGGCCGAGCCGCCGCCGATCGAACTGAACACGCCGGTGATGCCAGGCACCCGCAGCGCCGCCGCGCGCGCCTGCGCCGCGACCACGCGGGTTTCGGCCAGCGTCGAGCCGGGCGGCAGTTCCAGGTTGATCTGGGTCTGGCCGCGGTCGGCGGCCGGCACGAAGCCTGTCGGCAGCAGCGGCACCAGCATGATCGAGCCGGCGAAGAACAGGCCGGAAGCGATCGCGGTGACCAGCCGGTGGTGCAGGCACCAGCGCATCACGTTCAAGTAGCGCCGCATCAGCCAGCCGTCTTTTTCTTCCTTGTGCTTCAGCGGTTTCAGCAGGTAGGCGGCCATCATCGGCGTCAGCAGCCGCGCCACCACCAGCGAGGCCAGCACCGCCAGCACGGCGGTCCAGCCGAACTGCTTGAAGAACAGGCCGGGAATGCCGCCCATGAAGGCGGTCGGCAGGAACACCGCGACCAGCGCGAAGGTGGTGGCGATCACCGCCATGCCGATTTCATCGGCCGCTTCCA includes these proteins:
- a CDS encoding catalase: MATNKKTPSVDGAGSILSTVSGPSEQAPPASLGGKDHHHDQHPAALLQKAVAGQKLAEAMPFNPLTAGQHGEAARVPQTGPGVTPSAVSATASTITENNASPKAGDGIAPQGSSPLSTSLDPVRGDDGGKILTTNQGVEVGDNQNSLKAGLRGPTLMEDFILREKITHFDHERIPERVVHARGSAAHGYFENYRDLAALTRAAPFSKAGKRTPVFVRFSTVAGERGSADAVRDVRGFAVKFYTDAGNWDLVGNNIPVFFIQDAIKFPDLIHAVKPEPNHGMPQAASAHDTFWDFASLSPETAHMLMWVMSDRAIPRSFRTMQGFGVHTFRLVNAHGKSVFCKFHWRPLAGTYSLVWDEALRINGADPDFHRRDLWEAIEAGAYPQYELAFQVFTEEQADAFGFDVLDATKLIPEELVPLTPVGKLTLNRNPDNFFAETEQVAFCAAHIIPGLDFSHDPLLQGRIHSYIDTQISRLGGANFHEIPINSPLAPLHNNQRDGMHRQTVNRGRVAYEPNSLAGGCPFQAGAKGFNSFPAPPDGDKVRAKPEKFADHYSQARLFWISQSAPEQNHIVHAFRFELTKVQTPAVRKRVVALLRNVDRDLAQRVADSIAIPLPPPLPDQPPLPVPDYAPSPALSLLHLPGQTGIAAHKVAILAAPGSDVAQLRTVYASLLADGAVPRVVGSRLGSLPANGNGAGAAPAVEISLETGPSVLFDGVVIADGAAGAERLAQDANALEFVRLQYRHGKPILALGAGKELLSKAGIPLRLPDGKPDPGLIIADGASPGDLARAVAAFKAALAAHRVYARETDPPLV
- a CDS encoding MFS transporter; the encoded protein is MDQDPYQPHSWQPHERPSLPGSPSTPLHSRRRRWAYFAVGLIVALTGGLGNALVTANLVNLQGTMGAYASEMLWLPAAYVMTTVSMNLLLVKFRQQYGLRLFTEVFLVLYALVTFGHLYANQLASALAVRAAHGMVGAALGTLGLYYTLQAFPARHRLKGLVFGLGFAQLALPLARIFTSELLEIGEWRGLYLFELGLTLLALGCVMALKLPPGDRFQSFEKLDFVTFVLFAPGVALLCAVLAQGRTAWWLEARWVGICLAASIALIAASLAIEHNRANPLLNTRWLTTARMTRLALSVLLFRIVLSESTGAVGFLQALGFNTDQMQTMFAVVLSGSVAGLVCSALLINPATLHRSLMFALVLIAIGAYIDGHATSQTRPANMYLSQFLLAFGGTYFLGPTMVAGFGAVIAEPRNLVSFSVMFAITQNMGGLLGTAIVGTVQTAREKFHSSYLVEHLTMLDPQVAARVQSGAGAYAGVLADPVLRSGQGVARLGAIATREANVLAYNDVFLLICGVAILTFLWLLLTQCRGTLGKRAHALNRALAHAAGVHAGMANVSIANSEPR
- a CDS encoding HlyD family secretion protein; the protein is MPDSTPPTPPATEAAPAAAPLTPPQPERRRQWLSGIFFASVALIGVLIVLYAWRLPPFSSPMVSTENAMVRGQVTIVGSQLSGYVVDVKVQDFQMVQQGQLLVRIDDRIYRQRYDQAQAQLAAQQAALANWAQQRNSAGANVAMSQAALLNAEAQARKTGADLLRVDALVADGSLSRREQDQSQAAKAQSAAALAQARAGLDIARQNVQSVIVNKAALEAAVANAQAAVKAASIDLDNTRITAPSDGQLGQVTVRQGAYVNSGAQLMGVVPRQMWVIANFKETQMNGVRIGQGATFHVDALNGAALTGQVEQISPATGSEFSVLPADNATGNYLKIAQRIPVRIRIDPGQANARRLRPGMSVVVSVDTSAVLNDAAVNPPPPGKGSKP
- a CDS encoding efflux transporter outer membrane subunit; amino-acid sequence: MMRRGVVACTMAAMLAGCAANAPPAPPSSLQVPAEFRSRAGPAANGPALERWWWQAFGDPVLGALVDRALANNGDLLVARARVAEYRARLAQADSSRRPALSFDSAPTRARTLAYNGEPYVSNVFQAELQAGYEIDVWGRLARLSDAAAASYRAEQASADAAALSIAASVAAGYLNLRGLDAQLELAQATLTLRQQSRDLARRQFEVGYSSQLEWLQAQSEYHAAAELVPQLQRAIFEQENALAILAGGNPGPVARGIPLADLNPPPVPAGLPSDLLRRRPDIARAELNLLASNDSLAAIRDQLLPSFKLTAAGGVQAATLTTFLNAPLALWKLTGIVAGPIFDGGRVQAQTDAAAARRDQLAHAYEDTVRGAFAEADNGIGALARLREQAQENDARRATAADTLRIARNRYRNGYASYLEELDAQRTLYSADVGRLQLKTRMLVASVDLYRAMGGGWAAPPPIPAP
- a CDS encoding efflux RND transporter permease subunit, which translates into the protein MNFSSLSIKNPIPAIMLFALLTLAGLLAYRANPVQDFPDIELPIVTVSAVLPGAAPAQLETEVARKIEDSVATLQGVKNIYTKVLDGTVVVTVEFILEKQIAEAVNDVRDAVARVKADMPAELRDPAVTKISTAGRVVLTFSATARDGVDNPLDPQDLSWFVDNTVAKRLLAVPGVGAVNRVGGVFREIRVELDDQRMAALKVSALDVSRQLRLVQREAPGGRGDVSGAEQSVRTIATVQSAAELSRIDIPLPDGRHIRLDQVARVSDTVSEPRSIAQQDGKTVVAFDVFRTKGASEVAVAAGVRAAVAELRKDHPNIVLQQAIDNASPVEENFEGSMELLYEGALLAVLVVWWFLRDWRATLVAAAALPLSVMPAFLGIYWFGYTLNTVTLLSLALVVGVLVDDAIVEIENISRHLRMGKTPMQAAMEAADEIGMAVIATTFALVAVFLPTAFMGGIPGLFFKQFGWTAVLAVLASLVVARLLTPMMAAYLLKPLKHKEEKDGWLMRRYLNVMRWCLHHRLVTAIASGLFFAGSIMLVPLLPTGFVPAADRGQTQINLELPPGSTLAETRVVAAQARAAALRVPGITGVFSSIGGGSAGDAFAPGAAAEARRAVLTLTTLHRTKRKESMAGLEAQLRHQLDGIPGARFTVGPPDTGVKMQLVLRSEDPVALTGAAQKVERELRGLKGIGNVSSSASLVRPEIIVRPDFARAADLGVTATAIGETVRVATAGDYDTDLTKMNLSERQVPIRVKLPDAVRADLDAISRLTVPGKNGPVRLANVAGISMESGPAQIDRLNRSRNVTLDVELGQRSLGELNKEARALPSMKNLPPSVHIAELGDAQEMASLFASFGLAMLIGVLCIFCVLVLLFKDFMQPITILAALPLSIGGAFVALLLTGRALSMPSMIGLIMLMGIVTKNSILLVDYAILARQAGMNRVDALVDACHKRSRPILMTTIAMGAGMMPLALGWGADPSFRSPMAITVIGGLITSTLLSLLVVPAVFTYIDDLEHWLGRFRKQLRRNDGARVVLDK